A DNA window from Hevea brasiliensis isolate MT/VB/25A 57/8 chromosome 2, ASM3005281v1, whole genome shotgun sequence contains the following coding sequences:
- the LOC110663328 gene encoding uncharacterized protein At4g26450 encodes MHPRHRSPGDGYRSSSMGIGLGASRVSPDSSARGHGFYNSEYRSFNNRGFGRGQGQPKSFQQPPQPPPRKGDILMEAGRLAAEYLVSKGLLPRNALSGRWQNGSLRKQAGDYQDFRLQEDLTQEGRTSAHARLRNVSSDVGTGRRYSDDFNSRNHVKVRRRGEYYHRSYSSEWGREYGRIGSWSDRNRMSVDMEGGDHSISGNYEELQVGDETFGLSGSAPENEEATDMELVAEYNNADEMYPKASSFSIEKDETDGEPSKVSDDLTNLNSGNEEMKDYNHSHETEKKTIPEALTIHPCAVEGALSSRHGSDLLAFCKFVKVPTKTRSALTYRFPKVDQVHNKEEDNASDTGPPKGSKISVPDGALDFSAADSLPNTSHDSKCDPEMSKGVPAHSNVAVGEFGSTYGSGQGNRDFMLDSEQELGQGMPGFGRSTSVKERGEKGTAEDSDTNKATKKPREWLPSLVSTATDHLHLSNLSQNQDISQVGKASPDHPVIVAVTHDNLVNSHQFPKSGGEPSVEYSQEKQLFPSSFKICDLNLMEASEMTDSHCNDPPLMYPSITASKKEAAHFDIDLSISKSNNGRNIEVIDLENDSTLEDKAFDNSHRKETTFTGAEGFPNNAQNAGDITEVPDSYDGLTISQLLTAYSNCTSVLEDINPLQNEMSPHNGEGTLGDDDSIYMSLAEIPLSFIPAWEQPTTQEYGKPF; translated from the exons ATGCATCCTAGGCACCGAAGTCCTGGAGATGGTTACAGGTCTAGTTCGATGGGAATTGGTTTGGGTGCCTCGAGGGTATCCCCAGATAGTTCAGCTAGAGGCCATGGGTTTTACAATTCTGAATACCGAAGCTTCAATAACCGTGGTTTTGGCCGTGGCCAGGGCCAGCCCAAGTCTTTTCAACAAccaccacagccaccaccacgcAAAGGGGACATTTTGATGGAAGCTGGCAGACTTGCAGCTGAGTATTTGGTTTCCAAGGGATTGTTACCTCGAAATGCACTTTCTGGTAGGTGGCAGAATGGTAGTTTGAGGAAGCAAGCTGGAGATTACCAGGACTTTAGGCTACAAGAGGACCTTACACAGGAGGGCCGGACATCTGCCCATGCCCGCCTAAGAAATGTTTCTTCTGATGTTGGAACAGGTAGAAGGTATTCTGATGACTTCAATTCGAGGAATCACGTGAAAGTCAGGAGGAGAGGAGAGTATTATCATCGGAGTTATAGTTCAGAGTGGGGCAGAGAATATGGGAGAATTGGGTCGTGGTCAGATAGAAATCGGATGTCTGTTGATATGGAGGGGGGTGATCACTCTATTTCTGGAAATTATGAAGAGCTTCAAGTGGGTGATGAAACGTTTGGTCTGAGTGGATCAGCCCCAGAAAATGAGGAAGCAACTGATATGGAATTAGTAGCAGAGTACAACAATGCAGATGAAATGTATCCCAAGGCAAGTTCTTTTAGCATTGAGAAAGATGAGACTGATGGAGAGCCTTCTAAGGTGTCTGATGATTTGACAAACTTGAATTCTGGGAATGAGGAGATGAAAGACTACAATCATAGTCATGAAACTGAGAAAAAAACTATTCCTGAGGCCTTAACTATCCATCCCTGTGCAGTGGAGGGTGCTCTTTCTAGCAGGCATGGATCTGATTTGCTAGCATTCTGCAAATTTGTAAAGGTTCCAACCAAAACACGCTCTGCATTAACATACAGGTTCCCCAAGGTTGACCAAGTTCATAACAAGGAAGAGGACAATGCATCTGATACTGGGCCTCCCAAAGGATCCAAAATCTCCGTTCCAGATGGCGCTCTTGATTTCTCCGCAGCCGATTCACTACCAAATACAAGTCACGATTCAAAATGCGATCCTGAAATGTCTAAAGGAGTGCCCGCACATTCTAATGTGGCTGTAGGAGAATTTGGCTCCACATATGGTTCGGGGCAGGGTAATAGAGATTTTATGCTTGACAGTGAGCAAGAATTAGGTCAGGGGATGCCAGGTTTTGGAAGGTCCACCTCGGTTAAGGAGAGAGGTGAGAAAGGAACTGCGGAAGACAGTGATACTAACAAGGCAACCAAGAAGCCTAGAGAATGGCTTCCATCCTTGGTTAGTACAGCTACTGACCATCTTCATCTCTCTAATTTAAGTCAAAATCAAGATATTTCACAAGTAGGGAAGGCTTCACCCGATCATCCAGTGATTGTTGCTGTCACTCATGACAACTTGGTTAACAGTCATCAATTTCCAAAATCTGGGGGTGAACCAAGTGTTGAGTATTCACAAGAGAAACAGCTTTTTCCAAGTTCATTTAAAATCTGTGACCTTAATCTAATGGAAGCTTCTGAAATGACTGATAGTCATTGTAACGACCCACCCCTTATGTACCCGTCTATCACAGCAAGCAAAAAGGAAGCAGCACATTTTGACATTGATTTGTCAATAAGCAAATCAAATAATGGCAGAAATATTGAAGTCATTGATTTGGAGAATGATTCCACCTTAGAAGATAAGGCTTTTGACAATTCACATAGAAA GGAAACAACATTTACTGGCGCAGAAGGTTTTCCCAATAATGCACAGAATGCTGGAGATATAACTGAGGTTCCGGATAGCTATGATGGTCTTACGATTTCACAGCTCCTTACCGCTTATTCAAACTGTACTTCAGTACTAGAGGACATTAATCCACTGCAGAATGAGATGAGTCCTCACAATGGAGAG GGGACTCTTGGCGATGATGACTCAATTTACATGTCTCTAGCAGAAATACCATTAA GCTTTATACCAGCTTGGGAGCAGCCGACAACACAGGAGTATGGGAAGCCTTTTTGA